In Halobacteriovorax sp. DA5, a genomic segment contains:
- a CDS encoding ParB/RepB/Spo0J family partition protein, translated as MAKDFAPRVSKRQRKTIDLTEGLDSKVVERLSGDRLLQGAKLDEVYLKEIVVKEQVRTKFNDSSLKELSENIKQNGLIQPLVLHKDKLGRLVLICGERRYRAMTLIKKEKCPCFILDKKTEQELMAIQFSENSSREALHYIDKADGILNYQKATKASERKIQAALGISKSEVHRSLMIAKMGKKIKEAAKAFNIEKYVLLELDALEKGVLKTKLTKMLYKGELTKRAELKKAIKDGGVLKAGKVKKTPTVPKGLTANAFIKTLKSQAKSKKLDKDTQALLNQLLKETQNIVDM; from the coding sequence ATGGCAAAAGACTTTGCTCCAAGAGTTTCTAAAAGACAAAGAAAGACAATCGATCTAACTGAAGGTCTAGATAGTAAAGTAGTTGAAAGACTATCGGGTGATCGCCTTCTTCAAGGTGCTAAGCTTGATGAAGTTTATTTAAAAGAAATCGTAGTTAAAGAACAGGTTAGAACGAAGTTTAATGATAGCTCTCTTAAAGAGCTTTCTGAAAACATTAAGCAAAACGGTCTAATTCAACCACTTGTTCTTCATAAAGATAAATTAGGCAGACTAGTTCTAATTTGTGGTGAAAGACGCTACCGTGCCATGACACTTATTAAGAAAGAAAAGTGTCCTTGTTTTATTCTTGATAAGAAGACAGAACAAGAGCTTATGGCAATTCAGTTCTCTGAAAACTCTTCAAGAGAAGCGCTTCACTATATTGATAAAGCAGATGGTATTCTTAATTACCAAAAAGCGACAAAAGCTAGTGAAAGAAAGATCCAAGCTGCACTTGGTATCTCAAAGTCTGAAGTTCACCGCTCACTAATGATTGCTAAAATGGGCAAGAAAATTAAGGAAGCAGCAAAAGCATTTAATATTGAGAAGTATGTTCTTCTTGAACTTGATGCTCTTGAAAAAGGTGTTCTTAAAACTAAACTTACAAAGATGCTTTATAAAGGTGAGTTGACTAAAAGAGCTGAGCTTAAGAAGGCCATTAAAGATGGTGGTGTTCTAAAAGCTGGTAAAGTTAAGAAAACTCCAACAGTTCCAAAGGGACTTACTGCTAACGCATTCATCAAGACGCTTAAATCTCAAGCTAAATCAAAGAAGCTTGATAAAGACACGCAAGCGCTTCTAAATCAACTTCTTAAAGAAACACAAAATATCGTAGATATGTAA